The Candidatus Nanosynbacter lyticus genome window below encodes:
- the nusA gene encoding transcription termination factor NusA: MEDLNIKQLTLAVRTIAEEKNLPEETVLEVIEQAIAAAWRRDNGTREQLVRASLNINSGTAVVSVVKTVVEEVENDVNQMSLEEAKTIDPAAELGSEVTVETHNVTTFGRVAAQTAKQVILQRLREAEREVVLAEFEDKIGTVVTGTIQRVEPRVVRIELGKAVGIMPQSEQIPGEYYGVGRRVKVYIKDIEREGRGPQLILSRGNEEFVRFLFSQEVPEMETGAVEIKAIAREAGRRTKLAVASALPGVDPVGTFVGGHGTRVQAVMNEIGEQEKIDIIPFEEDAAGFIANAMSPAEVLSMTVNEDEKRATVYVGEDQQSVAIGRAGQNVRLASRLTGYELDIEAKATTKPEAKPRKNIEDSLMSAVEEAAE, translated from the coding sequence ATGGAAGATTTGAATATCAAGCAATTGACGTTGGCGGTGCGGACGATTGCCGAGGAAAAGAACCTGCCAGAAGAAACCGTTTTAGAGGTGATTGAGCAGGCTATCGCGGCAGCGTGGCGGCGTGATAACGGGACGCGCGAGCAATTGGTGCGCGCCAGCCTAAACATCAATAGTGGCACGGCTGTGGTGTCGGTCGTCAAAACCGTGGTTGAAGAAGTCGAAAATGACGTCAATCAAATGAGCTTGGAGGAAGCCAAGACGATTGACCCGGCGGCTGAGTTAGGCAGCGAAGTGACGGTCGAGACCCACAACGTGACGACGTTTGGCCGGGTGGCCGCCCAGACCGCCAAGCAAGTGATTTTGCAGCGGTTGCGTGAAGCAGAGCGCGAAGTGGTGCTGGCAGAATTTGAGGATAAAATTGGCACGGTGGTGACTGGTACAATTCAGCGGGTTGAGCCGCGCGTGGTGCGGATCGAGCTGGGCAAGGCCGTCGGCATCATGCCGCAGTCCGAGCAAATTCCTGGCGAGTACTACGGTGTTGGTCGCCGCGTCAAAGTGTATATCAAGGACATTGAGCGCGAAGGTCGCGGTCCGCAGTTGATTTTGAGCCGCGGCAATGAAGAATTTGTGCGCTTCTTGTTCAGCCAGGAAGTGCCAGAGATGGAAACGGGCGCCGTGGAGATCAAAGCGATTGCTCGCGAGGCGGGCCGCCGTACCAAATTGGCGGTGGCATCAGCACTGCCAGGTGTTGATCCAGTCGGTACGTTTGTCGGTGGTCACGGTACGCGTGTTCAGGCGGTGATGAACGAAATCGGCGAGCAGGAAAAAATTGATATCATTCCGTTTGAAGAAGATGCGGCTGGCTTCATCGCCAATGCCATGAGCCCAGCGGAAGTGCTGAGTATGACGGTTAATGAAGACGAAAAGCGAGCAACGGTCTACGTCGGCGAGGATCAGCAGTCAGTGGCCATCGGCCGGGCCGGGCAGAATGTTCGCTTGGCAAGTCGGCTGACTGGTTATGAGCTGGACATTGAGGCGAAGGCGACTACTAAACCTGAAGCAAAACCTCGTAAGAACATTGAGGACAGCTTGATGAGCGCGGTTGAGGAGGCGGCGGAATAG
- the gap gene encoding type I glyceraldehyde-3-phosphate dehydrogenase, whose protein sequence is MAITKIAINGFGRIGRSAFKIAWERSDLEIVAINDLTDTKTLAYLLKHDSNYGEYGRQVDFTENELVVDGKHVKVLAEKDPANLPWGEMNIDVVIESTGFFTDKDGAGKHLTAGAKRVVISGPTKSDGVDTIVLGTNDSKIKDATPIISNASCTTNSLGAVMAILDAEFGVEKSMLTTVHSYTASQRLQDAPAKDLREGRNAAENIVPTTTGAAIAVTKTLPQLTGKFDGLSVRVPTPVVSLSDVTALLRRDVTVEQVNEAFKKAAADSFYQGILGVSEEPLVSRDFIGNSHSGIVDLPLTKVVGGNMVKIMVWYDNEWGYSNRLVELVADVGHYLQQPVIS, encoded by the coding sequence ATGGCGATAACGAAAATAGCGATTAATGGTTTCGGGCGGATCGGGCGCAGCGCCTTTAAGATTGCCTGGGAGCGCAGCGATTTGGAGATTGTGGCGATCAACGATTTGACGGACACCAAGACGCTGGCGTACCTATTAAAACACGATAGCAATTACGGGGAATATGGCCGCCAAGTTGACTTTACAGAAAACGAGTTGGTCGTTGACGGAAAACATGTCAAAGTGCTGGCGGAAAAAGATCCGGCAAACTTGCCGTGGGGCGAGATGAATATTGACGTGGTGATCGAATCAACTGGATTCTTTACCGATAAAGACGGCGCGGGCAAGCACTTGACTGCGGGCGCCAAGCGCGTGGTCATCAGCGGGCCGACCAAATCCGATGGCGTTGACACCATCGTGCTCGGCACTAATGACAGCAAGATCAAGGATGCCACACCGATCATCTCTAATGCCAGCTGTACCACCAATAGCTTGGGCGCGGTGATGGCAATTCTGGACGCAGAATTTGGCGTGGAAAAATCAATGCTGACAACGGTGCATAGCTATACTGCCAGCCAACGCCTACAGGATGCGCCGGCCAAGGACCTTCGCGAGGGTCGCAACGCGGCCGAAAACATCGTGCCGACAACGACCGGTGCAGCCATCGCCGTGACCAAAACCCTGCCACAGCTAACTGGCAAGTTTGACGGCCTCAGTGTACGCGTACCGACGCCGGTGGTGTCGCTCAGTGACGTGACGGCCTTGCTGCGGCGCGACGTGACGGTCGAGCAGGTGAATGAGGCGTTCAAGAAAGCCGCCGCTGATAGTTTCTATCAAGGGATTTTGGGTGTCAGTGAGGAGCCGCTGGTCAGTCGCGACTTTATCGGTAATTCGCATTCTGGCATCGTTGATCTGCCACTGACCAAGGTCGTTGGTGGTAATATGGTGAAAATCATGGTCTGGTACGATAACGAGTGGGGGTACTCTAATCGCCTGGTCGAGCTAGTAGCGGACGTCGGCCACTACCTCCAGCAGCCAGTCATATCATAA
- a CDS encoding RelA/SpoT family protein, with protein sequence MTHEELLHLAAPQYDEVPVLVLDSAIDYATKKHAGQKRKSGEPYITHPLAVAGILVEWGMDIDTVIAGVLHDTVEDTDATLDELESLFGRDIAFLVDGVTKVSQARAGMRSLDSYLPHTKDNLAKLMIAVGEDIRVIIIKLADRLHNMRTLQYMPRDKQKKIARETIEVFAPLADRLNMGRVRVQLEELSFRFLMPKDFQRTKSLMDSRLKKSQRKLAKVRRDVTARLQSEGLRFDMDGRVKSVYSLFKKLDRVGNIDKIYDLIALRIIVDDLATGYLVLGVLHEMYQPFYERIKDYVANPKPNGYQSLHTTVQTPTGQIVEFQIRTQDMHEYAERGLAASFHYNEQKMSDAYRQGRIAALPTDLAWIRDLQETAARAREGKSFDSEKFRMKLFEDRIFVYSPKGDIYDLPRGAFPLDYAYRIHSDIAAHASGFKVNGVMKPFTYELQHGDVVEVLTSKSAKPKPAWRDMVITPHAKTKLRMQLSRSGGVLGHLTGLTDGVSSLFRR encoded by the coding sequence ATGACGCACGAGGAATTACTACATCTAGCGGCGCCGCAGTACGATGAAGTACCGGTACTAGTGTTAGATAGCGCTATTGACTACGCCACCAAAAAGCATGCCGGCCAAAAGCGCAAAAGCGGCGAACCCTACATCACGCACCCGCTGGCGGTGGCTGGGATTTTGGTGGAATGGGGTATGGATATTGACACGGTGATCGCTGGCGTGCTGCATGATACCGTCGAGGATACCGATGCGACGCTGGATGAACTAGAAAGTTTGTTTGGCCGCGACATTGCTTTTCTGGTTGACGGCGTAACCAAGGTGTCGCAGGCGCGCGCTGGCATGCGCAGCCTTGATAGCTACTTGCCGCACACCAAGGACAACCTCGCCAAGCTGATGATCGCGGTCGGCGAGGACATTCGAGTGATTATTATCAAGCTGGCGGATCGGCTACATAATATGCGCACGCTTCAATATATGCCGCGCGACAAGCAGAAGAAAATCGCCCGCGAAACAATTGAGGTGTTTGCGCCGTTGGCGGATCGGCTGAATATGGGGCGCGTCCGCGTACAATTAGAAGAGCTTAGTTTCCGATTCTTGATGCCCAAGGATTTTCAGCGCACCAAGAGTCTGATGGACAGCCGCCTGAAAAAAAGCCAGCGCAAACTCGCCAAAGTCCGCCGCGACGTTACGGCGCGCCTGCAGAGCGAAGGCCTACGGTTCGATATGGATGGCCGGGTCAAAAGCGTGTATAGCCTGTTCAAGAAGCTCGACCGCGTTGGCAATATTGATAAGATTTACGATCTGATTGCCCTACGCATCATTGTTGATGATTTAGCGACCGGCTATCTGGTACTGGGCGTGCTGCACGAGATGTACCAGCCATTCTATGAGCGCATCAAAGATTACGTTGCCAACCCTAAACCAAACGGCTACCAAAGTCTGCACACAACAGTGCAAACGCCGACCGGACAAATTGTCGAATTCCAAATTCGTACCCAAGACATGCATGAATACGCCGAGCGCGGTTTGGCGGCCAGCTTTCATTATAACGAACAAAAGATGTCCGATGCCTACCGCCAGGGGCGAATCGCCGCGCTGCCGACGGATTTGGCATGGATTCGTGACCTACAGGAAACGGCGGCCCGAGCACGCGAGGGTAAATCATTTGATTCAGAAAAATTCCGCATGAAGTTGTTTGAAGATCGCATCTTCGTCTATTCGCCCAAAGGTGATATTTATGACTTACCGCGCGGCGCCTTCCCGCTGGATTACGCCTATCGCATTCACTCCGACATCGCAGCGCACGCCAGCGGCTTTAAGGTCAATGGCGTTATGAAGCCGTTCACTTATGAATTGCAGCATGGCGATGTTGTTGAAGTCTTGACCAGCAAATCAGCCAAGCCCAAACCAGCCTGGCGCGACATGGTCATCACGCCGCACGCCAAAACCAAACTGCGCATGCAGCTATCAAGGAGTGGTGGCGTACTCGGGCATCTGACTGGATTGACCGACGGCGTTTCGTCGTTGTTTCGACGGTAG
- a CDS encoding inorganic diphosphatase translates to MADFNQVVTPGNYQDGEITVVVEIPAGSNHKIEWDRKVGVMRLDRVDPAIFAKPTNYGFIPQTLDEDGDELDVLLVTDTPLTTGLVVEARILGVMKFVDDDEVDDKIIAVPSDDRHNGNAIQSLEDLPVQLIKQIEFHFNHYKDLKKPGSTIVKEFAGVDAAKQVVAAAIERWNEQA, encoded by the coding sequence ATGGCGGATTTTAACCAAGTAGTAACCCCGGGAAACTATCAGGACGGCGAAATCACCGTTGTCGTAGAGATTCCGGCTGGGTCAAATCATAAAATTGAATGGGATCGGAAGGTCGGCGTCATGCGGCTAGATCGGGTTGATCCGGCGATCTTTGCCAAGCCGACTAATTATGGTTTCATTCCGCAGACGCTGGATGAGGACGGCGATGAGTTGGACGTGCTGTTGGTGACGGATACGCCACTGACGACCGGGTTGGTGGTCGAGGCGCGGATCCTTGGCGTGATGAAGTTTGTCGATGACGATGAGGTTGATGATAAGATTATCGCGGTGCCAAGCGACGATCGCCATAATGGTAACGCCATTCAGTCGTTGGAGGATCTGCCAGTACAGCTGATTAAGCAAATTGAATTCCACTTCAATCACTATAAGGATCTGAAGAAGCCAGGCTCGACCATTGTCAAGGAGTTTGCTGGCGTTGATGCCGCCAAGCAGGTTGTGGCGGCGGCGATTGAGCGCTGGAACGAGCAGGCGTAA
- a CDS encoding NAD(P)/FAD-dependent oxidoreductase: MSKEIIIVGAGPSALTAAIYLSREDVPTTLYERGVVGGMAAITDQIDNYPGFAEGVTGMKLASELQQQAERFGAEIEYGDVTALKQVDGELELTVDGQPMRAKAVLLATGSNHRKLGVPGEDELYGRGVHYCATCDGAFYRDKRLIVVGGGNSAVQEAIFLTRYVSHIDLLVRSKLRASDVLQKELQNYVDAGKITVHLGATTDEIIVKDDKFYGVTSTQSGEQKEFTADGLFVFIGLIPNTQFLADSGVELDLGGHIVTDEHLHTNIPGVFASGDVRSGATMQIASAVGEGAVAALQIREYLQEKAREE, from the coding sequence ATGTCTAAAGAGATTATCATTGTCGGTGCCGGTCCAAGCGCACTCACTGCAGCAATTTACCTATCGCGCGAAGACGTGCCGACAACACTATACGAACGCGGCGTAGTTGGCGGTATGGCGGCCATCACTGATCAAATCGATAATTATCCAGGGTTTGCCGAGGGTGTGACCGGTATGAAATTGGCGTCCGAACTGCAGCAGCAGGCCGAGCGATTCGGTGCGGAGATCGAGTACGGCGACGTGACGGCCCTGAAGCAAGTTGACGGCGAATTGGAATTGACGGTCGATGGTCAGCCGATGCGCGCCAAAGCAGTGCTGCTGGCGACCGGCTCAAATCACCGCAAGCTGGGCGTGCCGGGCGAAGACGAATTGTATGGCCGCGGCGTGCATTACTGCGCGACGTGCGACGGCGCATTTTACCGCGACAAGCGCTTAATCGTCGTTGGCGGCGGCAACTCGGCGGTGCAGGAAGCGATCTTTTTGACCCGCTACGTCAGTCACATTGACCTATTGGTACGCAGTAAATTACGCGCCAGCGATGTCCTGCAAAAGGAACTGCAAAACTACGTTGACGCAGGCAAAATAACCGTCCATCTTGGTGCGACGACTGATGAAATTATCGTCAAAGACGACAAGTTCTACGGCGTCACATCAACCCAGAGCGGCGAGCAAAAAGAATTTACCGCAGACGGCTTATTCGTTTTCATCGGCTTGATTCCAAACACACAGTTTTTGGCAGACTCAGGTGTTGAACTGGACTTAGGCGGACACATCGTTACTGACGAGCATTTACATACCAACATCCCTGGTGTCTTTGCCTCGGGCGATGTCCGTTCGGGCGCAACCATGCAAATCGCTTCGGCGGTCGGCGAGGGCGCGGTCGCGGCGTTGCAGATTCGTGAATATTTACAAGAAAAAGCCAGAGAGGAGTAG
- a CDS encoding FKBP-type peptidyl-prolyl cis-trans isomerase yields MATTRGQRLGIWIITGTLAIGTIGGFIAMMVQPSNDAKDQAELKQAQEDYKKATTEWQKKVDAQTAELNKKYYAKFAEFSSRVGAFEAGDVKELGKEDLVEGGGAEVKGDTKFAAYYIGWNAKGEIFDQSINGGKLKAPFAVDGPANTSVIQGWKEGLIGMKIGGVRELTIPADKAYGDRGQGDKIPANSPLKFVVMAIEKPAEIPRPEMPEVIKRYYRSRGLNV; encoded by the coding sequence ATGGCGACGACGAGGGGACAGCGACTCGGTATATGGATCATCACGGGGACATTAGCGATTGGGACAATTGGCGGGTTCATCGCCATGATGGTGCAGCCAAGCAATGATGCCAAAGACCAGGCCGAGCTAAAGCAGGCGCAAGAAGATTATAAAAAAGCAACCACGGAGTGGCAAAAGAAAGTTGATGCTCAGACGGCGGAATTGAACAAAAAATATTACGCTAAATTTGCTGAGTTTAGCTCGCGAGTTGGTGCGTTTGAGGCTGGTGACGTTAAAGAGCTCGGCAAAGAAGACTTGGTGGAGGGCGGCGGCGCAGAAGTTAAGGGTGATACCAAATTTGCGGCTTATTACATTGGCTGGAATGCCAAGGGCGAGATTTTTGATCAGTCGATTAATGGCGGTAAGTTGAAAGCACCATTTGCGGTGGACGGCCCGGCGAATACGTCGGTGATTCAGGGCTGGAAAGAGGGGCTGATTGGTATGAAAATTGGTGGTGTGCGTGAATTGACAATTCCAGCTGACAAAGCCTACGGCGACAGGGGTCAGGGTGATAAAATTCCTGCTAATTCGCCACTCAAATTTGTGGTAATGGCTATCGAAAAACCGGCGGAGATTCCACGGCCGGAGATGCCAGAAGTTATCAAGCGATATTATAGGTCAAGGGGGTTGAATGTCTAA
- a CDS encoding ABC transporter ATP-binding protein yields the protein MKPLIHMLRYARGMGRYYVGVSISSVVVALTGIAVPFVISRATNLMVEVVEGGKVGIEQAIFLALVLLALDVTNTMVRNLGGYWGDVMATRLKQQLSTRYYHHLLGLPQSYFDGELTGTIINRLNRAITETTNFLNMFANNFFQMLLTTGITIGIVLVYSLELAVMVVIMYPLFMWLTALTSKKWQAFQNRKNHETDMASGRFAEVIAQIKVVKSYVRESLEYRHFAKRYRKTIAITRKQSRYWHSMDIVRGVVLSVIFFMIFAYIFVQTTERRFSIGDMVLLITLINNLRMPLFNMSFIVDNFQKALAGSRDFVGVMTLRPAIEDVPHAPELVVSRGAVEFRNVSFRYASAPQKPVLTDISFTLRPGEHVALVSESGGGKTTLTNLLMRLYQPDSGEITIDDMAIDAVQQKSLRRHIATVFQEPALFSGTIRENIAYGADEPTDEQVIAAAKAANAHDFISGLDKGYDTQIGERGLKLSGGQKQRIAIARAVLKDAPILILDEATSNLDSKSEHLVQQALERLMKGRTTLIIAHRLSTIATVDRIVTLKHGRVDEIGTPKQLAKSGGIYADLLKLQRTAGVGVDDELARYDIAVEGKH from the coding sequence ATGAAGCCGCTAATCCACATGCTTCGATATGCGCGCGGTATGGGCAGATACTACGTTGGGGTTAGTATTAGCTCGGTTGTCGTGGCACTAACCGGCATTGCAGTACCATTCGTCATTTCGCGGGCGACCAACTTGATGGTTGAAGTGGTTGAGGGCGGCAAGGTAGGAATTGAGCAGGCGATTTTCTTGGCGCTGGTGCTGCTGGCGCTTGACGTGACGAATACGATGGTGCGAAACCTTGGCGGTTACTGGGGCGACGTGATGGCCACGCGGCTCAAACAGCAGCTGTCGACGCGGTACTACCATCACTTGCTTGGCTTGCCGCAAAGTTATTTTGACGGTGAGCTGACCGGCACAATTATCAATCGCCTCAACCGGGCGATTACCGAAACGACGAACTTCCTGAACATGTTTGCCAACAACTTTTTCCAAATGCTGCTCACGACAGGTATTACCATCGGTATCGTTCTGGTGTACAGTCTGGAGCTGGCGGTAATGGTGGTCATCATGTACCCGCTATTTATGTGGCTGACGGCGCTGACCAGCAAGAAATGGCAGGCCTTTCAGAACCGTAAAAATCATGAGACGGATATGGCCAGCGGCCGGTTCGCCGAAGTCATTGCTCAGATCAAAGTCGTCAAAAGCTACGTCCGTGAGTCGCTCGAATATCGTCATTTTGCCAAGCGTTACCGCAAAACAATCGCCATCACACGCAAGCAATCGCGCTATTGGCACAGCATGGACATCGTGCGCGGCGTGGTGTTGTCGGTCATTTTCTTTATGATTTTTGCCTACATTTTTGTGCAGACGACCGAGCGGCGTTTTTCGATCGGCGATATGGTGCTGTTGATCACGCTGATTAATAATTTGCGGATGCCGCTGTTTAACATGAGTTTCATCGTTGATAATTTCCAGAAAGCTCTGGCTGGGAGTCGGGATTTTGTTGGTGTGATGACGCTACGCCCAGCAATTGAAGATGTGCCTCACGCGCCGGAATTAGTCGTGAGCCGCGGGGCAGTCGAGTTTCGCAACGTCTCGTTTCGCTACGCCTCTGCTCCGCAAAAACCAGTGTTGACCGACATCTCGTTCACGCTTCGTCCCGGTGAGCATGTTGCTCTCGTCAGCGAGTCGGGTGGCGGCAAGACTACCTTGACGAATTTACTGATGCGCCTATATCAGCCAGATAGTGGCGAGATTACCATTGACGATATGGCCATTGACGCGGTGCAGCAAAAGAGTTTGCGCCGTCATATCGCCACGGTATTTCAGGAGCCAGCGCTCTTTTCTGGCACAATTCGTGAAAATATCGCTTATGGCGCCGACGAGCCGACGGATGAGCAGGTAATCGCCGCTGCCAAGGCCGCCAATGCGCACGACTTTATCAGCGGGCTTGACAAAGGGTATGACACGCAAATTGGCGAGCGTGGCCTCAAACTGTCTGGCGGTCAAAAGCAGCGCATCGCCATTGCGCGGGCGGTGCTCAAGGATGCGCCGATTCTCATTCTCGACGAGGCAACAAGCAACCTTGACAGTAAGAGCGAGCATCTAGTGCAGCAGGCGCTGGAGCGGCTGATGAAGGGGCGAACGACGCTGATTATCGCTCACCGGCTGAGTACCATCGCCACGGTAGATCGGATCGTGACGCTAAAACATGGCCGGGTCGACGAGATCGGTACGCCGAAACAGCTGGCGAAATCGGGTGGCATTTATGCTGATTTGCTCAAACTACAGCGGACAGCCGGCGTGGGGGTTGATGATGAGCTGGCACGTTATGACATTGCGGTTGAGGGGAAACATTGA